From a region of the Pseudomonas fulva 12-X genome:
- a CDS encoding MOSC domain-containing protein, giving the protein MHLSALYRFPLKSAMGESLPSLQLDGLGVVGDRRWMFADAETGRFMTQRTFPRMSQLQARWNASGGLTLDAPGMPTLQVALPDPDQALRGVIIWRDTLRVPDAGDEAAAWGSAFMGKSCRLVHVPAERARFIEGNVNGDEKVGFADGFPLLLIGQASLDDLVARVARPLEMLRFRPNLVVQGSEPYAEDNWKRIRIGGVEFTLAKRCSRCVITTIDPKTGERSADREPLTTLRSYRQGEDGILFGQNLINHGSGELCVGMPIEVLE; this is encoded by the coding sequence ATGCACCTCTCCGCGCTGTACCGCTTCCCTCTCAAATCCGCCATGGGCGAATCCCTGCCAAGCCTGCAGCTCGATGGCTTGGGCGTCGTCGGCGATCGCCGCTGGATGTTCGCGGACGCGGAAACCGGGCGGTTCATGACCCAGCGTACCTTCCCCCGGATGAGCCAGTTGCAGGCGCGCTGGAACGCGTCCGGCGGCCTGACCCTCGACGCACCGGGCATGCCCACCCTGCAGGTGGCGTTGCCGGACCCTGACCAGGCGCTGCGTGGCGTGATCATCTGGCGCGACACCCTGCGCGTACCGGATGCCGGCGACGAGGCCGCCGCCTGGGGCAGTGCGTTCATGGGCAAGAGCTGTCGCCTGGTGCACGTGCCGGCCGAGCGGGCGCGTTTTATCGAAGGCAATGTCAACGGTGACGAGAAGGTGGGTTTCGCCGATGGCTTCCCGCTGCTGCTGATCGGCCAGGCGTCACTGGACGATCTGGTGGCGCGGGTCGCTCGTCCGCTGGAGATGCTGCGCTTTCGTCCCAACCTGGTGGTGCAGGGCAGCGAACCCTACGCCGAGGACAACTGGAAGCGTATTCGCATTGGCGGGGTCGAGTTCACCTTGGCCAAACGCTGCTCGCGCTGCGTGATCACCACCATCGACCCCAAGACCGGCGAGCGCAGCGCCGACCGCGAGCCGCTGACCACCCTGCGCAGCTATCGCCAGGGTGAGGATGGCATCCTGTTCGGGCAGAACCTGATCAACCATGGCAGCGGCGAGCTGTGCGTCGGCATGCCTATCGAGGTGCTGGAATAA
- a CDS encoding chemotaxis protein CheV: MAGILDTVDQRTQLVGENRLEILMFRLAGRQMFAINVFKVQEVLHMPKLTLMPHRHRFVCGVIHLRGQTLPVIDLSQAIGMRPIVPDERSTIIVTEYNRSIQAFLVGGVDRILNLNWESILPPPGGAGRQHYLTAITKVDDQLVEIIDVEKVLAEIVPYDTRISGDRLADPLLEKARGREVLLVDDSSVALAQLRDTLTQLGIKLHVATDGLKGLNMLKAWADAGEIITDKLLMMFTDAEMPEMDGYRLTTEIRQDPRLRDLYVVLHTSLSGSFNDAMVKKVGCDNFLSKFQPDKLVDVIRQRLALDEK; encoded by the coding sequence ATGGCCGGTATTCTCGACACCGTTGATCAACGGACGCAGTTGGTAGGCGAGAACCGCCTGGAAATCCTGATGTTCCGTCTGGCTGGCCGGCAGATGTTCGCCATCAACGTGTTCAAGGTGCAGGAAGTGCTGCACATGCCCAAGCTGACCCTGATGCCCCATCGGCACCGTTTCGTCTGCGGGGTGATTCACCTGCGTGGTCAGACGCTGCCGGTCATCGATCTGTCCCAGGCCATCGGCATGCGCCCGATCGTGCCGGATGAGCGCAGCACCATCATCGTCACCGAATACAACCGCTCGATTCAGGCATTCCTGGTCGGTGGCGTGGACCGCATTCTCAACCTCAACTGGGAATCCATCCTGCCGCCGCCGGGCGGAGCAGGGCGCCAGCATTACCTGACGGCGATCACCAAGGTCGACGACCAACTGGTGGAAATCATCGACGTGGAAAAGGTGCTGGCCGAGATCGTGCCCTACGACACGCGCATTTCCGGCGACCGTCTGGCCGATCCACTGCTGGAAAAGGCCCGCGGCCGCGAAGTGCTGCTGGTAGACGACTCCAGCGTCGCTCTGGCGCAGTTGCGCGATACCCTGACTCAGTTGGGCATCAAGCTGCACGTGGCTACCGATGGCCTCAAGGGGCTGAATATGCTCAAGGCCTGGGCCGACGCCGGTGAGATCATCACCGACAAGCTGCTGATGATGTTCACCGACGCCGAAATGCCGGAAATGGACGGCTACCGCCTGACCACCGAGATTCGCCAGGACCCGCGCCTGCGAGACCTCTACGTGGTGCTGCATACTTCGCTGTCCGGCAGCTTCAACGATGCGATGGTCAAGAAGGTCGGTTGCGACAACTTCCTCTCCAAATTCCAGCCGGACAAGCTGGTGGATGTGATTCGTCAGCGCCTCGCTCTGGACGAAAAGTAA
- the yegS gene encoding lipid kinase YegS, producing the protein MQERKALLILHGKQALNEEVRAAVNSQRDKGWELAVRLTWEAGDAQRLVAEALQAGYPTLIAGGGDGTLRDVAEAMAKAETDASLVLLPLGTANDFAHAAGIPLTPAEALALLDTPAQPIDLGEVDGELFLNMATGGFGSNITANTSEDLKRFLGGAAYMLTGLTRFAEVRSAFGRFKGPDFAWEGDFLALGIGNGRQAGGGHVLCPHARVNDGLLDVCIVPAASDVVGTLGTLLSGGLKGIEGVSISARVPWLEIDAPEGLDLNLDGEPRGGHRLRFAARPQALRLHLPERSPLLHD; encoded by the coding sequence ATGCAAGAGCGTAAAGCCCTGTTGATCCTTCATGGCAAGCAGGCCCTCAACGAAGAGGTGCGCGCGGCGGTCAACAGCCAGCGTGACAAGGGCTGGGAGTTGGCCGTGCGGCTGACCTGGGAGGCGGGCGATGCTCAGCGCCTGGTCGCCGAAGCGCTGCAGGCAGGCTACCCGACGCTGATAGCCGGTGGCGGTGATGGCACGCTGCGCGATGTCGCCGAAGCCATGGCCAAGGCCGAGACCGATGCCAGCCTGGTATTGCTGCCGCTGGGCACCGCCAACGATTTCGCCCATGCCGCCGGCATTCCGTTGACGCCCGCCGAGGCCCTGGCCCTGCTCGACACGCCGGCGCAGCCGATCGACCTGGGTGAGGTCGATGGCGAGCTGTTTCTCAACATGGCCACCGGCGGCTTTGGCTCCAACATCACGGCCAATACCTCGGAAGACCTCAAACGCTTCCTGGGTGGTGCGGCCTACATGCTCACCGGCCTGACCCGTTTCGCCGAAGTGCGCTCGGCCTTTGGCCGCTTCAAGGGGCCGGATTTCGCCTGGGAAGGCGACTTTCTCGCCCTCGGCATCGGCAATGGCCGGCAGGCCGGCGGCGGCCATGTGCTGTGCCCCCATGCCCGTGTGAACGACGGCTTGCTGGACGTGTGCATCGTACCGGCCGCCTCCGATGTGGTCGGCACGCTCGGCACCTTGCTCTCCGGCGGTCTGAAAGGCATCGAGGGCGTATCGATCAGCGCGCGTGTGCCCTGGCTGGAAATCGACGCTCCCGAAGGGCTGGATCTGAACCTCGATGGCGAGCCACGTGGTGGGCATCGTCTACGCTTCGCTGCAAGGCCTCAGGCGTTAAGGCTGCATTTGCCGGAACGCTCGCCATTGCTGCACGACTGA
- a CDS encoding molybdopterin molybdotransferase MoeA, giving the protein MSEPHSPLMPVEQALARLLELAEAAPITEHELVDLTDADGRVLAEPMVAGLDLPPWPNSAMDGYALRLADWQGEPLEVSQRILAGMAPDALQPGTCARIFTGAPVPEGADTVEMQENVSVGDDGHVHFNQPLKIAQNIRPQGQENRKGETLLAAGTRLGPIELGLAASIGLAQLPVRRKPRVAVLSTGDELVEPGHELGAGQIYNSNRYLLVAWLQRLGCEVIDAGILPDDLERTRQALGELEGVDLILSTGGVSVGEADFLGIALREAGELALWKLAIKPGKPLTVGEFRGRPVIGLPGNPASTLVTFGLLARPYLLRRLGVQKVEPLGFNVPAGFTWPKPGKRREFLRARLENGRVVPYSNQSSGVLRSAAWAEGLAQVLEGTTLAEGDSVRFIPMSELLG; this is encoded by the coding sequence ATGAGCGAGCCGCATTCGCCTTTGATGCCGGTGGAGCAGGCCCTGGCTCGGCTGCTGGAACTGGCCGAGGCCGCGCCGATTACCGAGCACGAGCTGGTCGACCTGACCGACGCCGATGGTCGTGTGTTGGCCGAGCCCATGGTCGCCGGGCTGGATCTGCCGCCCTGGCCGAATAGCGCCATGGACGGCTACGCATTGCGCCTGGCCGACTGGCAGGGCGAGCCGCTGGAAGTCAGCCAGCGCATCCTCGCCGGCATGGCGCCCGATGCGCTGCAGCCCGGCACCTGTGCGCGGATCTTCACCGGCGCGCCGGTGCCCGAGGGCGCCGATACGGTGGAGATGCAGGAGAACGTCAGCGTCGGTGACGACGGCCACGTGCACTTCAACCAGCCACTGAAAATCGCCCAGAACATCCGCCCCCAGGGCCAGGAAAACCGCAAGGGCGAAACGCTGCTGGCTGCGGGCACGCGGCTGGGGCCCATCGAGCTGGGACTGGCGGCGTCCATCGGTCTGGCGCAGCTGCCGGTCCGCCGTAAGCCGCGGGTCGCGGTGTTGTCCACGGGCGATGAGCTGGTCGAGCCTGGCCATGAACTGGGCGCCGGGCAGATCTACAACAGCAACCGTTATCTGCTGGTTGCCTGGCTGCAGCGCCTGGGCTGCGAAGTCATCGATGCCGGCATCCTGCCCGATGATCTTGAACGTACGCGCCAGGCCCTCGGTGAGCTGGAAGGTGTCGATCTGATTCTGTCCACCGGCGGGGTGTCGGTGGGCGAAGCAGATTTTCTCGGCATCGCTCTGCGCGAAGCCGGCGAGTTGGCGTTGTGGAAACTGGCGATCAAGCCGGGCAAGCCGCTGACCGTCGGCGAATTCCGCGGCCGTCCGGTGATCGGCCTGCCGGGTAATCCGGCCTCGACGCTGGTGACCTTCGGTCTGCTGGCGCGCCCCTATCTGCTGCGCCGCCTGGGCGTGCAGAAGGTCGAGCCCCTGGGCTTCAACGTGCCGGCGGGTTTCACCTGGCCCAAACCGGGCAAGCGCCGCGAGTTTCTGCGCGCGCGTCTGGAAAACGGCCGCGTGGTGCCCTATTCGAACCAGAGTTCGGGCGTGCTGCGCAGTGCAGCCTGGGCCGAGGGGCTGGCGCAGGTGCTGGAAGGTACCACGTTGGCTGAAGGCGACTCCGTGCGTTTCATCCCGATGAGTGAATTGCTCGGCTGA
- the moaB gene encoding molybdenum cofactor biosynthesis protein B: MSHKADAPFVPLNIAVLTVSDTRTLETDTSGQLFVDRLKAAGHNLAERVLLKDDLYKIRAQVATWIAEDVVQVVLITGGTGFTGRDSTPEAVACLLDKQVDGFGELFRQISTADIGTSTIQSRALAGLANGTLVCCLPGSTNACRTGWDGILAEQLDARHRPCNFVPHLKLAAPCESRG; this comes from the coding sequence ATGAGCCACAAGGCCGATGCGCCATTCGTGCCCCTGAATATCGCTGTACTGACGGTCAGCGATACCCGCACGCTGGAAACCGACACCTCCGGGCAACTCTTCGTCGATCGCCTGAAAGCGGCAGGCCATAACCTTGCCGAGCGGGTGCTGCTCAAGGACGACCTCTACAAGATCCGCGCCCAGGTCGCCACCTGGATCGCCGAAGACGTGGTGCAGGTGGTGCTGATCACTGGCGGCACCGGCTTCACCGGTCGTGACAGCACGCCCGAAGCGGTGGCGTGTCTGCTGGACAAGCAGGTCGATGGTTTCGGTGAGCTGTTCCGGCAGATCTCCACCGCCGATATCGGCACCTCGACCATCCAGTCCCGGGCGCTGGCTGGTCTGGCCAACGGCACCCTGGTTTGCTGCCTGCCGGGATCGACCAACGCCTGCCGCACCGGCTGGGACGGCATCCTTGCCGAACAGCTCGATGCCCGTCATCGCCCATGCAATTTCGTGCCGCATCTGAAACTCGCCGCGCCCTGCGAGAGCCGCGGATGA
- the mobA gene encoding molybdenum cofactor guanylyltransferase MobA, producing MPATATPQPFSAVLLAGGRGQRMGGLDKGLLHWQTRPMIAWLHEVVRPLTDDLIISCNRNQEAYAAYADRLVGDDSTDYPGPLAGIRAALQVARHPLLLVLPCDAPRIDRRLIESLLALAEDRPVMAQRDGYWEPLFAVIPRRLLPSLEEAWQAGERSTQRWLRAHHPAALVCEPDDPRLSNLNSPDLLG from the coding sequence ATGCCCGCCACCGCAACGCCCCAGCCCTTCTCGGCGGTACTGCTCGCAGGCGGCCGCGGCCAGCGCATGGGCGGCCTCGACAAGGGCCTATTGCACTGGCAGACGCGACCAATGATCGCATGGCTGCACGAGGTGGTTCGCCCGCTCACCGATGACCTGATCATCTCCTGCAACCGCAACCAGGAGGCCTACGCCGCCTACGCCGACCGCTTGGTCGGTGACGACAGTACCGACTATCCGGGCCCACTGGCCGGCATCCGCGCCGCCCTGCAGGTTGCCCGGCATCCCCTGCTGCTGGTTTTGCCCTGTGACGCGCCCCGGATCGACCGCAGGCTGATCGAGAGCCTGCTGGCCTTGGCCGAGGATCGCCCGGTGATGGCCCAGCGTGACGGTTACTGGGAGCCGCTGTTCGCGGTCATCCCCCGCCGTCTGCTGCCGTCACTGGAAGAGGCCTGGCAAGCAGGCGAGCGCAGCACGCAGCGCTGGCTGCGCGCCCATCATCCCGCGGCGCTGGTCTGCGAGCCGGATGATCCACGTCTGAGCAACCTCAATTCGCCCGACCTGCTCGGCTGA
- a CDS encoding YgdI/YgdR family lipoprotein produces MKQRTTAAFLLAFGLVTLAGCSTPSVITLNDGREIQTVDRPDFDKDTGFYEFEQLDGKRTKVNKDQVRTVKEL; encoded by the coding sequence ATGAAGCAACGGACTACCGCTGCGTTTCTACTCGCCTTCGGCCTGGTTACCCTGGCAGGTTGCTCTACCCCGTCGGTGATCACCCTCAACGATGGCCGTGAAATCCAGACCGTCGACCGTCCCGACTTCGACAAGGACACCGGCTTCTACGAGTTCGAACAACTGGATGGCAAGCGCACCAAGGTCAACAAGGACCAGGTTCGTACCGTCAAGGAGCTGTAA
- a CDS encoding dicarboxylate/amino acid:cation symporter has translation MTATTHEVVRQPFYKMLYVQVLAAITIGILLGHFYPETGVALKPLGDGFVKLIKMVIAPIIFCTVVSGIAGMQDMKAVGKTGGYALLYFEIVSTIALIIGLVVVNVVQPGVGMHVDPSTLDASKIAAYAQAGEAQTTIGFILNVIPATVVGAFANGDILQVLFFSVIFAFALQRMGEFGRPVLEFIDRIAHVMFGIINMIMKLAPIGAFGAMAFTIGQYGVGSLVQLGQLMLCFYITCFFFVLIVLGGICRAHGFSVLRLIRYIREELMIVLGTSSSESALPRMLTKMEKLGAKKSVVGLVIPTGYSFNLDGTSIYLTMAAVFIAQATDTPMDITHQITLLLVLLVASKGAAGVTGSGFIVLAATLSAVGHLPVAGLALILGIDRFMSEARALTNLVGNGVATIVVAKWCKELDEDTLQRELASGGRPDVIGAPVDSTGKA, from the coding sequence ATGACTGCCACAACGCATGAAGTTGTCCGTCAACCGTTCTACAAAATGCTCTATGTCCAGGTGCTGGCTGCCATCACCATCGGCATTCTCCTCGGTCACTTCTATCCTGAGACGGGCGTCGCCCTCAAGCCGCTAGGCGATGGCTTCGTCAAACTCATCAAGATGGTCATCGCACCCATCATCTTCTGCACCGTCGTCAGCGGCATCGCCGGCATGCAGGACATGAAGGCAGTCGGCAAGACCGGCGGCTACGCGCTGCTGTATTTCGAAATCGTCTCCACCATCGCCCTGATCATCGGTCTGGTCGTGGTCAACGTCGTGCAGCCGGGCGTCGGCATGCACGTCGACCCGAGCACGCTGGATGCCAGCAAGATCGCCGCCTATGCCCAGGCCGGCGAAGCGCAGACCACCATCGGCTTCATCCTCAACGTGATTCCGGCCACCGTGGTCGGTGCGTTCGCCAACGGCGACATCCTGCAGGTGCTGTTCTTCTCGGTGATCTTCGCCTTCGCCCTGCAGCGCATGGGTGAGTTCGGTCGCCCGGTGCTCGAGTTCATCGATCGTATCGCCCATGTCATGTTCGGCATCATCAACATGATCATGAAGCTCGCGCCCATCGGTGCCTTCGGCGCCATGGCCTTCACCATCGGTCAGTACGGTGTCGGCTCGCTGGTGCAGCTGGGCCAGCTGATGCTGTGCTTCTACATCACCTGCTTCTTCTTCGTGCTCATCGTGCTGGGCGGCATCTGCCGTGCCCACGGCTTCAGCGTCCTGCGCCTGATCCGCTACATCCGCGAAGAGCTGATGATCGTGCTGGGTACTTCGTCGTCGGAGTCGGCCCTGCCACGCATGCTGACGAAGATGGAAAAACTCGGTGCCAAGAAGTCGGTCGTCGGCCTGGTGATCCCTACCGGTTACTCCTTCAACCTCGACGGTACCTCGATCTACCTGACCATGGCCGCGGTGTTCATCGCCCAGGCCACCGATACCCCGATGGACATCACCCACCAGATCACCCTGCTGCTGGTGCTGCTGGTTGCTTCCAAGGGCGCTGCCGGCGTCACCGGTAGCGGCTTCATCGTTCTGGCTGCCACCCTGTCTGCCGTCGGCCACCTGCCGGTTGCCGGCCTGGCGCTGATCCTGGGTATCGACCGCTTCATGTCCGAAGCCCGCGCACTGACCAACCTGGTCGGTAACGGCGTCGCCACCATCGTGGTCGCCAAGTGGTGCAAGGAACTGGACGAAGACACCCTGCAGCGCGAGCTGGCTTCCGGTGGTCGTCCCGATGTGATCGGCGCGCCTGTCGACAGCACTGGCAAGGCCTGA
- a CDS encoding ATP-binding protein, giving the protein MLGSTVIAVLFMAALLPTLQGAFLIALEKSVEKRLAADTGALISAARTDDGKLRMPSKLPDEEFDLPDAQLLGFIYDRDGKLLWQSPSTRDISLSYLPSYDGRGDELLRVEDRQGREFYLYDVEIKLLRGQSAAFSIVTLQPASDTLTLYRDFTKQLYLWLGGALLLLLGLLWFGLTWGFRSLRGLREELDEVEGGLRERLSDEHPRELLRLTGSLNRLLDSERQQRERYRHSLDDLAHSLKTPLSVLQGAAEVIATRPENREQSQILQGQIERMSQQIGYQLQRASLRKSGLVRHRVPLAGVVDNLCDALDKVYRGKQVSVQREFDTWLEIPMERAALLELLGNLLENAYRLCLGQVRISARIDGGNCELCVEDDGPGVPVDQRERILRRGERLDTQHPGQGIGTAVVKDIIESYEGELFLEESELGGAAFRVRI; this is encoded by the coding sequence ATGCTCGGCAGTACGGTGATCGCCGTGCTGTTCATGGCGGCGCTGCTGCCAACCCTGCAGGGCGCCTTTCTGATCGCCTTGGAAAAATCCGTTGAGAAACGCCTGGCCGCCGACACCGGCGCGCTGATATCCGCTGCCCGTACCGATGACGGCAAGCTGCGCATGCCCAGCAAGCTGCCAGACGAGGAGTTCGACCTGCCGGATGCCCAATTGCTGGGCTTCATCTACGACCGTGACGGCAAGCTGCTGTGGCAGTCGCCCTCGACCCGCGATATTTCCCTGTCCTACTTGCCCAGCTACGACGGCCGAGGTGACGAGCTGCTGCGCGTGGAGGATCGCCAGGGCCGCGAGTTCTACCTCTACGACGTGGAGATCAAGCTGCTGCGCGGGCAGAGCGCGGCGTTCAGCATTGTCACCCTGCAGCCGGCCAGCGACACCCTGACGCTGTACCGGGATTTCACCAAACAGCTCTACCTGTGGCTCGGCGGCGCGCTGCTGCTGCTCCTTGGCCTGTTGTGGTTCGGCCTGACCTGGGGCTTTCGCAGCCTGCGTGGGTTGCGTGAAGAGCTGGACGAAGTGGAGGGCGGCCTGCGCGAACGCCTGAGCGACGAGCATCCCCGCGAGCTGCTGCGCCTGACCGGCTCGCTGAACCGCCTGCTGGACAGCGAACGCCAACAGCGCGAGCGCTACCGGCATTCTCTGGACGACCTGGCGCACAGCTTGAAAACCCCTCTGTCGGTGCTGCAGGGCGCCGCGGAGGTGATTGCCACACGGCCGGAGAACCGCGAGCAGTCGCAGATCCTGCAGGGGCAGATCGAGCGTATGAGCCAGCAGATCGGCTATCAGCTGCAGCGCGCCAGCCTGCGCAAGAGCGGTCTGGTGCGCCATCGGGTGCCGTTGGCCGGCGTCGTGGACAACCTCTGCGACGCCCTCGACAAGGTCTACCGCGGCAAGCAGGTCAGCGTGCAGCGCGAGTTCGATACCTGGCTGGAAATTCCCATGGAGCGTGCCGCGCTGCTCGAACTGCTCGGCAACCTGCTGGAAAACGCCTATCGCCTGTGCCTGGGTCAGGTGCGTATCAGTGCCCGTATCGACGGCGGCAACTGCGAGCTGTGCGTCGAGGACGATGGCCCCGGCGTTCCGGTCGATCAGCGCGAGCGCATCCTGCGCCGTGGCGAGCGCCTGGACACTCAGCATCCGGGGCAGGGCATCGGCACCGCGGTGGTCAAGGACATCATCGAAAGCTACGAAGGCGAGCTGTTTCTCGAGGAGTCCGAACTGGGCGGCGCGGCGTTTCGGGTGCGTATCTGA
- a CDS encoding response regulator gives MKLLVVEDEALLRHHLYTRLGEQGHVVDAVANAEEALYRVDEYHHDLAVIDLGLPGISGLDLIRQLRSRDKTFPILILTARGNWQDKVEGLASGADDYVVKPFQFEELEARLNALLRRSSGFIQSTIEAGPLLLDMNRKQALIDGAGMGLTAYEYRILEYLMRHHQQVVPKERLIEQLYPDDEERDPNVIEVLVGRLRRKLESCNGFKPIETVRGQGYLFTERCR, from the coding sequence ATGAAATTGCTGGTCGTGGAGGATGAGGCGCTGCTGCGCCACCATCTGTATACCCGACTCGGCGAACAAGGCCACGTGGTGGACGCGGTCGCTAACGCCGAGGAAGCGCTGTATCGCGTCGACGAATACCATCATGACCTGGCGGTGATCGATCTCGGTCTGCCAGGCATCAGCGGGCTGGACCTGATCCGTCAGCTGCGCAGCCGCGACAAGACCTTTCCCATCCTGATTCTCACCGCCCGCGGCAACTGGCAGGACAAGGTCGAAGGCCTGGCCTCCGGCGCCGACGATTACGTGGTCAAGCCTTTCCAGTTCGAAGAGCTTGAAGCGCGCCTCAACGCGCTGCTGCGCCGCTCTTCCGGTTTTATCCAGTCGACCATCGAAGCGGGCCCGCTGCTGCTGGACATGAACCGCAAACAGGCGCTGATCGATGGCGCCGGCATGGGCCTGACCGCTTACGAGTACCGCATCCTGGAGTATCTGATGCGCCACCATCAGCAGGTGGTGCCCAAGGAGCGCCTGATCGAACAGCTGTACCCGGATGACGAGGAGCGTGACCCCAACGTCATCGAAGTGCTGGTCGGTCGTCTGCGCCGCAAGTTGGAAAGCTGTAACGGCTTCAAGCCGATCGAAACGGTGCGCGGCCAGGGCTATCTGTTCACCGAGCGCTGCAGGTGA
- a CDS encoding outer membrane protein has translation MKATLTKLALATSLVFGAAATAHADNNFAGFTWGQTSNNIQKSDALNANLGNPNFDSVINNESTWGIRAGQQNDAGRYYGTYEYISGSNNGLKLRQQNLLGSYDAFLPLNENGTKLFGGGTLGLVKLEQNSSGVSRDTNVGYAAGLQAGLLQEVNENASIEGGYRYLRTNASTEFAPHGEGKVGSLDLHSSGQWYLGANYKF, from the coding sequence ATGAAAGCGACTCTGACCAAACTGGCTCTGGCAACTTCCCTGGTATTCGGCGCTGCAGCCACCGCCCACGCCGACAACAACTTCGCCGGCTTCACCTGGGGCCAGACCAGCAACAACATCCAGAAGTCCGACGCGCTCAATGCCAACTTGGGCAACCCGAACTTCGACAGCGTGATCAACAACGAAAGCACCTGGGGCATTCGCGCTGGTCAGCAGAACGACGCTGGCCGTTACTACGGCACCTACGAATACATCTCCGGCAGCAACAATGGCCTCAAGCTGCGTCAGCAGAACCTGCTCGGCAGCTACGACGCCTTCCTGCCGCTGAACGAGAACGGCACCAAGCTGTTCGGTGGCGGCACCCTGGGCCTGGTCAAGCTGGAGCAGAACAGCTCCGGTGTCTCGCGTGACACCAATGTCGGGTATGCTGCCGGCTTGCAGGCGGGCCTGCTGCAGGAAGTCAACGAGAACGCCTCCATCGAAGGTGGCTACCGTTACCTGCGCACCAACGCCAGCACCGAATTCGCCCCGCACGGCGAAGGCAAGGTCGGCTCCCTCGATCTGCATAGCAGTGGTCAGTGGTACCTGGGCGCCAACTACAAGTTCTAA
- the napE gene encoding periplasmic nitrate reductase, NapE protein yields MPSPSEDTGGKRRERRLFLFLVIFLFPLLSVTLVGAYGFAVWFLQMLFGPPGPPN; encoded by the coding sequence ATGCCCAGCCCATCCGAAGACACCGGGGGCAAACGCCGCGAACGCCGGCTGTTTCTATTCCTGGTGATATTCCTCTTCCCGCTGCTTTCCGTGACCCTCGTCGGCGCCTACGGCTTCGCCGTGTGGTTCCTGCAGATGCTCTTCGGGCCGCCCGGCCCACCCAACTGA
- a CDS encoding chaperone NapD: protein MDAPLHIASFIVHARPEQLDAVLANLRLLDDLDVYQHSPQGKAVVVIEAVDEKLILQRIDQVNALPGVLNAALIYHECLTSEGAAR from the coding sequence ATGGACGCCCCCCTGCATATCGCCAGCTTCATCGTGCATGCCCGCCCCGAGCAGCTTGATGCGGTGCTCGCCAACCTGCGCCTGCTCGACGATCTGGACGTGTATCAGCACAGCCCGCAAGGCAAGGCCGTGGTGGTGATCGAAGCGGTCGACGAAAAACTCATCCTGCAGCGCATCGACCAGGTCAACGCGCTGCCCGGCGTGCTCAACGCCGCACTGATCTACCACGAATGCCTCACTTCGGAAGGAGCCGCTCGATGA